A genomic stretch from Nodosilinea sp. E11 includes:
- a CDS encoding DUF488 domain-containing protein — protein MSNKLYTIGHSNHDIDTFIALLKQHGVTALADVRSTPYSRYMPHFCQKPLKAALENAGIRYVFLGRELGARPEDESCYVEGKALYERIAATDAFARGLDRVVTGSQKFDVALMCAEKDPLTCHRAVLVCQHLKQFPLEINHILSHGNLEPHSHLEERMLKLNGLADALDQPTEPLEQAQLTLFSDSSATSPTDAPIALLDHHSLEGAIQEAYKRQGDRIAYVEKNHDSTN, from the coding sequence ATGTCAAACAAGTTGTACACGATTGGCCATTCCAATCACGACATTGACACCTTCATCGCCCTACTCAAGCAGCACGGGGTAACTGCCCTGGCGGATGTGCGGTCAACTCCCTATAGCCGCTACATGCCCCACTTTTGCCAAAAGCCCTTGAAAGCCGCTCTCGAAAACGCGGGCATTCGCTATGTCTTTTTGGGCCGTGAACTCGGGGCTCGCCCCGAGGATGAAAGCTGCTACGTCGAGGGGAAAGCCCTATACGAGCGCATTGCCGCCACCGATGCCTTCGCCAGAGGGCTAGACCGCGTGGTAACCGGCAGCCAAAAGTTTGATGTTGCGCTCATGTGTGCTGAAAAGGATCCATTAACTTGCCACCGTGCTGTTTTAGTGTGCCAGCACCTAAAGCAATTTCCTCTAGAAATCAACCACATCCTCAGCCACGGCAATCTCGAACCCCACTCCCATTTAGAAGAGCGCATGCTCAAACTGAATGGTCTAGCCGATGCCCTCGACCAGCCCACCGAGCCCCTAGAACAAGCCCAACTCACCTTATTTAGCGATTCCTCAGCCACCTCCCCAACCGATGCCCCGATCGCCCTACTAGATCATCATTCCCTAGAAGGCGCTATCCAAGAGGCTTACAAACGCCAGGGCGATCGCATTGCCTACGTAGAAAAAAACCATGACTCAACCAATTGA
- a CDS encoding DUF488 domain-containing protein gives MTQPIDVFTIGFTQKKAQQFFELLLKSGVRRVIDTRLNNASQLAGFSKRDDLAYFLKTIGDIEYIHMPELAPTKDILDAYKKQKGDWQTYETKFIDLINKRQIEKVLSPELVNGGCLLCSEAKPHHCHRRLVAEYLNKKWGNVDIHHL, from the coding sequence ATGACTCAACCAATTGATGTTTTTACCATCGGCTTCACTCAAAAAAAGGCCCAGCAGTTTTTTGAACTATTACTCAAATCTGGCGTTCGCCGAGTAATTGATACCCGTCTGAACAATGCCTCTCAGCTAGCAGGCTTTTCAAAACGAGATGATTTAGCCTATTTCCTCAAGACAATTGGGGATATTGAATATATTCATATGCCAGAACTGGCACCAACTAAAGATATTCTCGACGCCTATAAAAAACAAAAGGGTGACTGGCAAACCTATGAAACCAAGTTTATCGACTTGATAAATAAGCGGCAAATTGAAAAGGTGCTATCGCCAGAGCTAGTCAATGGCGGGTGTTTATTGTGTAGCGAAGCAAAACCCCACCACTGCCATAGACGACTCGTAGCTGAGTATTTGAATAAAAAATGGGGAAACGTAGATATTCATCACCTTTAA